The stretch of DNA CGGCCTCTACGCCGACCGAGGCGATCTGGGCAATCTGCCCGGCCTGCAAGGCCTATGTGCCGCAGGCCGAATGGAACAACGATCTGCGGGTCTGCCCGCGCTGCGACTACCACGACCGGCTGACCTGCCGGCAGCGTGTCGCGCAGATCTGCGACAGCGGCTCATTTTCGGAGATCAACGCCACCGTGTCGGTGCGTGATCCGCTGAAGTTTGCGGACGCCTCGGGCGCCTACGCCGACAAGGCGCAGGCGGCCGTCAAGAAAACCGGCGAGGGCGAGGCCATTCTCACCGGTACCGCGCTCATTGACGGCATCCCCGTCGTGATCGGCGTCATGGACTTCCGCTTTCTCGGCGGCAGCCTCGCCAGCGGCACCGGCGAACGGATCCTCCTGGCCGCTGAGGCCGCCCTCCAGCAGCGCCGGCCGCTGATCCTCTTCTCCGCCTCGGGCGGCGCACGCATGCACGAGGGGATCATTTCGCTCATGCAGATGGCCAAGACCTGCGCAGCCATTTCCCGGCTGCAGCAGGCCCGTATCCCCTATCTCTCGGTGCTCACCGACCCCACCACCGGCGGCGTCTCAGCCAGCTACGCCATGGTCGGCGACATCAATATCGCCGAGCCCAAGGCGCTGATCGGCTTCGCCGGCCGCCGGGTCATCGAACAGACCATCAAACAGCAATTGCCGGACGACTTCCAGACCGCCGAGTACCTGCTCGAACACGGGTTTGTCGACCACATCGTCCACCGCGGCGCGATGAAGTCCTTTCTGGCCCAGGTGCTGCGTTACGCATCACACCGATAAGCGGAGTGCATATGATTGAGATCGATTTTTCCAAGAAACTGACCCCGTGGGAGATCGTCCAGGTCGCCCGCCATCCCGGCCGTCCCGCCATCACCGACTATGTTCAGGGGATGTGCGAAGAATTCGTGGAACTGCACGGCGACCGTGCGTTCGGTGATGATCGGGCCCTGATCGGCGGTTTTGCCACCATTGGCGGTGAACGGGTGATGCTCATCGGTCATCGCAAGGGCAAGTCCGTCGAAGAGAACATCCACGCCAATTTCGGCATGGCCAACCCCGAAGGCTATCGTAAGGCGCTGCGACTCATGAAGCTGGCTGAGAAATACGGCATCCCCGTCCTCTCGCTGGTCGACACCCCAGGCGCCTACCCCGGACTGGACGCCGAGGCCCGCGGTCAGGCCGAGGCGATCGCCCGCAACCTGACGGAAATGGCGGCGCTGCGCACGCCGTTTGTGGTCGTGATCACCGGCGAAGGCGGCAGCGGCGGCGCCCTCGGCATCGCCGTGGGCGATGTCGTCCTGATGATGCAGTACGCCGTCTACTCCGTGATCTCCCCGGAAGGGTGCGCCTCGATCCTCTGGCGCGATGGCAAAAAGGCGCCCGAAGCCGCCGAAGCGCTCAAGATCACCTCGGAATCGCTGAAGAAACTCGGCGTCATCGACGAGATCATCGTCGAGCCGGACGGCGCCGCCCACAGCGACCCCGGCCTGGCGATCAACGCCGTCAAGAAGGCGGTTCTGAAGCACCTCAAGGCGCTCAAGAAGGTCGACACCGACACGCTTCTCCAGAAGCGGTACGACAAATACGCCGCGATGGGGCGCTAGCCGCCCCCCCCTGCTCCACAGATCCGAGATGCGGGAATAGGCGGAAAAACGTCTGCGGCAGGGGCGTGTCGAATGACAGGCGCTCTCCGGAATGGGGATGGTTGAAGGCTATGGCTTTTGCATGGAGGCACAGGCGCTCACGGAAAGGATCATTCCTCCCGTATTTAGGGTCGCCGACCACCGGATGTCCGATGTCTGCAAATTGGACGCGAATCTGATTCCTTCGTCCCGTCAGCAGATGGATTTTAACCAGGCTCATCGTTGCATTCTCGGCCACGACTTCATAGGCGGTTTGGGAGAGCTTGCCCTGTGTCGCATCTTTGACCGTGTAAACCAATAAATTCTCGCCATCTGCCAAATAACTGGTGAGCGTTCCGTGCCGTGCCTTCAGATGCCCCCGGAGCGCCGCATAATAGATCTTCTCATTGTTGGACCAGTTCTCTTGGAGACGGTGCTGAGCCTCCGCCGTCTTTGCAAACACCATGACTCCAGACGTTTCGCGGTCGAGACGGTGAACAAGGTAAACCTGTTTGCTCGACCGCGAGCAGCCTTTTCGGAGATAATGACTGAGGACATTTTCGGCGGTGAATGCTTCATCTTGGCGCGTGCCCGTGGATAGCACGCCTACCGCCTTGCAAACCACGAAGAGGTCGCGATCCTCGTGCAGGATCTCAACACCACGCGGCGCATACTTCCTTGAGCGTTTCTTCGTTGTCTCTGGCATAGGCGAAACCCGGAGCCGCGCACATCATCGAAGACGGATCGGAACAACGCGCGGATCCCTGATGGCAGGGATCCGTTTCCTCCCGATCACCGCTCTCCGACGCGCAAATATTTCTCCATCCCATAGGGAAAATCGTGCGGGATATAGTGATCGACGCGCGGGCCGCTGAGGCTGTGGGCGCGGGGAAAATGAATGAAGATCCACGGGCAGGCGTCTCGGATGATCGCCTGCATCCGGCGATACAGACCGAGGCGCGCGGCCTCGTCAGGGGTCCGCGCCGCCTCGTCGTAGAGCGCGTCGAAAGCCGGATCGCGAAAGTTGCATCGGTTGGGGCCGGGCGACTGGTTGGGGCCGTAAAAGAGCTGCAGGAAATTGAGCGCGTCGGGGTAGTCCCCGACCCAGCCGACGCGAAACATCTGCGTCTCGCGGCGCGACACCCGCTCCAGAAACGCGGGCCAGTTTTGGTAGCGCGGCTGCAGGTCGATCCCGATCCGATCGAAAAAGGCGCACAACAGCTCGGTCGTCTCACGCGCGTCCTGCGTGGTCCGCCCCAGATCGAGCGTGAGCGAGAGCCGCCGCCCCGTCGCCGGGTCGACACCGCCCGGATAACCGGCCTCGGCCAGGAGCGCCTTGGCGCGGTCCAGGTCGAAGGTCCAGGGAAAGGGCTTGTCCAAATAGCCCGCCACCTGAGGCGGCACCGCGCCGTCGGCGCGCATCACGCGCTGGTTGTAGAAGGACTCCCACCGTGCGCCGTCAAAGGCGGCGTTCAACGCCCGCCGCAATGCGAGGTTGGGGCCGACCACCGGGTCTTCAAAGTTGAAGGCGACATAGGCGACCTCCAGCGTCGCCATACTATGCAGCCGCACCCCGCGCCCAGCCCATTCCGGTGCCAGCATGCCGTCCTGCCCGATCACCGCGTCCCAATTGTCGCGCGCGATCTCTCCCAGGAAATCCAGTTCGCCGGTCAGGAATGAGAGCCACTGCGTCGCCGCATCGTCCATCACCCGGTAGCAGATCCGGTCGAACGGGCGCCCCGGCGTGCCGGCCCAGCCGCGCCACTCCGGAACCCGGTCAAAGACCATCTCGTAATTGCGCCGCCAGGACGCGAGCCGGTAGGCCGCCGACCCGACCGCGCGGGTGCCGAAATCCCTGCCGTACACCTCGACGGCTTCCTGCGGCACGACGGCGGCATAGGGCATCGCCATCGTCCACACGAATTCGGGGCTTGGGCGCACCAGCTCGATCCGCACGGTGCGATCGTCGAGCGCGCGCAGACCTTCGACGTGCAGACTGTAGTCGGTCGGCGCGCCCCCCGCCGACCGCTCGGCGAACGCCCGCATCCCGAGGATCTGATCCTTCACCAGCCACGCGCCTGACGATGCGAGCTTGGCATCGGCCAGCCGCTTGAGCGAGAACACCACATCCCGGGCCAGGACCTGACGACGCATCGGGCGCGTCTTGCCGCCGTCCCGCGCCAGACCGAAGCAGAGATCGGCGTCGAACCAGGCATTTGTCACCAGCCGGAACGTGTAAACCCGGCCTCCGTCGGAAACCTCCGGCAAGGCCTCGGCGAGACCGGGAATCAGCCGGTAGGGGCGCGCCGCATAATCGTATTCGACCAGCGTCTCGTACACCAGCCCCACGGCCCGGCCCGCATAGACCGCTGCCGCCTGAGCCGGATCGAGCGAGGCCACCCGGTCCAGGCTCCTCCGGAACACGGCCGCCTCCTGGCCTGCCGCGGCGCCCGCACACAGCGCCAGGAGCAGCGCGAACCGGTGCAGCCACCGGGTTCGCGGTTCGATCCAGTCACCCGGCGTTGTGTCCCTGACGGTCATGGTCTTGACTCGCGCTGTTTAGCAGCCGCCTGCTTGAGCGGGCTTTTCCGCAACCGCCGGATGAAGGTAGACGGGCAACGGCTCGCGCTTCGCGGCGTCGGGATCCGCGAGAAAAAGCCTCCCCACAGCCTCGGCATCCGGATAGGCCGCAGCCTGAACCACCCGGTCCGATCCAAACGCCGCATTCAGCGCGGCGCCGATACGCCCCCAATCGGAACTCGCCACCCGCGCCCCCGCGGGCACAGCCGACGCCACATCGCCTGCACGCACCAGCTCGAAATCGTCTGCCGTATGACTCGCCGCGCGCGCCCGGCCCTTGCCGTCGACCGCCTCCACGCCGCCGGCAGACGCCAGCCGGAACGCCCCGACCCACAGCCGCTCGCGGCGCGCATCGCCCACGACCGCCACCCCTTTCGGCGCAGCCGGTCCCGTGAGCATGCGGTACGCCAGCGCCGCCGCGCTGCTGACCCCAAACACCGCCACACCGGAGGGGAGCGCCAGCCCCTGCAAAGCGGCCAGCGACGAGCGAATGCCCGAGAACGATCCCGGCCCCACTCCCGCGCACAGCGCCCCCAGATCGGCCGGCGCAATAGCCTGCTCCGCCAGCAGCCCAACGACATCCGCCATCCACCCCGGCGCACGCGACGGTTCGCCGGCGACATCCCGGCATTGACCCTCCAGAATCCCATCCCGGAACACCGCTGCTCCAGCGCCCGGCGACGACCGATCAATTGCCAAAAGCCACATGATGCCCCCCGGCCGGTCATTCCGACACCGGCGACTTTCAACGTAGCTGAATCCTCCGTGGACGTCAAGCCATGCTTGCAAGGGCTTGCAATCCCATATCCCTCACGTTATCCTGATCGACGCTGATGAAATCCTACGACCTGATTTATGTCTTGCATCGCGAGGAGCCTTCGGAGACCTTCATCCGCCGCGAGATCGACGCCCTGCGCGCGATCGGCATCCCCGTGCGTGTCCACGTCCTCGACGGCCCCCAGGTGAAGCCGGCCGTCCCGCCCGGCCTGCGCCGCGCCCTCCTGCGCCAACTCGTCATCCGCCTCCTCGCGCCACCCGTTTCCCTCTCGTACGCAGCCAGGCTCATCCGCCACGCGCCATGCGCGCTCCGTCTTGCGGCCGAGGCCGCCCCCCTCCACTGCCCCCGCTTCCACGCGCAGTTCGCCTGGAGCGCCGCCGACGCCGCGGCCCTCGCCGCCGCCGCCCTCGGCATCCCGTGGACCTGCAGCGTTCACGCATGGGATGTGTTCACCCGTCCGCTCCGCGAAACCCGCGCCCGCCTCACCACGGCGGCGGGCATCACCGCCTGCACCCGGCGGGCGGCCGATGCCCTGCGCGCGGCCGGCATCCCCGAGGCGCGCATCCGCGTCATCCGCCATGGACTCGATCCCGCCGCCTTTCCATTCGATCCCGGCCGTCCCGCAGGCCGCATCGCCGCCGTCGGACGCCTGGTCCCGAAAAAAGGGTTCGACACGCTTCTGGATGCGTGCGCACTCCTCCGCAACGCGGGCGTTCCCTTCACCTGCACCCTCGTCGGCAACGGCCCGGAGCGTGGCCGATTGGAGCGGCAGGCTGCGGCCGCCGGTATCGCCGACGCCGTGATCTTCACGGGCTGGCTCGCTCCAGACGCCGCGCAACGCGTCATCGCCGGCGCCACGGTGCTCGTCCATCCCTCGCGCCGCCTCGCCAATGCCGATACCGATGGCTTTCCCAACGTCCTTTCCGAGGCGATGTTCCTCGGCACGCCGATTATCACGACGCCCGCCGGCGCCGCCACCGAGTTGCTCTCCGACAGCGCCCGTATCGTCCCGTCCGACGACCCCAAAGCGCTCGCGGAGGCCATCGCCGGCCTGCTCAGCAGCCCGGAGACCTGCCGCCGCCTCGCCGCCGCCGCCCGCCAGACCGCCGACCGGCACCTCGACCAGAACCGCCTCATCCGGCAACTAGCGGCGTTTCTCGAGGAGAGTCCCTGCGGGGATGGCTTCGCCGAGGCTTGACATTCCGGCCCGGTTCAGACGAAACTGTACGCGCACGCCTAGCTGCGCCTGTCGCGCGGCTTACGCGCCAATCGGAGACCCTCATGGAAGCATTGCTCACTTTGCTGAAGCAGAATGCGCGGGAATCGGACGACACCCTCGCCAAGATGCTGAACACCACGGCGGACGATGTGCATGCGCGCATCGCGGCGCTGGAGGCGTCCGGCGTGATCCGCGCCTACCAGGCGGTGGTCAACACCGACATCATCGCGGATCACAATGATGTCTGCGCCGTGATCGAGCTGCGCATCCGTCCCGAGCGCGAGGGCGGTTTCGACCGCATCGCGCAGCGGATCGGCAGGTTTCCGCAGGTGGTCTCCATGTTCCTGATGTCGGGCGGCTATGACCTGCTGCTATTCGTCACGGGCCGCAACCTCCAAGAGGTCGCGGGCTTTGTCAGCGGCACCCTCGCCCCGATCGACGGCGTGCTGGCGACCGCGACCCACTTTATGCTTAAAACCTACAAGGACCACGGGGTCCTGATGACCGGTGAAGACAATGACCAACGCCTCACAATCTGTCCGTGATTTCGTCGCGCCGCATGTGCGCGTCCTCCCCAAGTCGGGGATTCGAGCCTTCTTCGACATTGTCGCGAGCCGCAAAGACGTGATCTCGCTGGGAATCGGCGAACCCGATTTCCAGACGCCGTGGCATATTCGTGCGCGCACGATTGAGGCGATCGAGTCTGGAGCCACCCGCTACACCTCGAATCTCGGTTCGCCCGAGCTGCGCCAGGCCCTTGCCGCCTACACCGAACGCGCCTTTCACGTGAGTTACGACTGGACAAGCGAGATCGTCGTCACGGTCGGCGTGAGCGAGGCCTTCGACATCGCTTTCCGCGCCACGCTTTCGCCGGGAGACGAGGTGCTCTACCACGAGCCGGCCTTTGTTGCCTACGCGCCGCTCATGCGCACCACGCATGCCGTGCCCGTGCCTGTGGCCACCCGTCGCGCCGACGATTTTCGCGTGCGGGTCTCGGATCTCGAGAAGAAGATAACGCCGCGCACCCGCGCCCTGTTCCTCAACTACCCCAACAACCCGACCGGCGCCGCCCTG from Lentisphaerota bacterium encodes:
- a CDS encoding Lrp/AsnC family transcriptional regulator, with the protein product MEALLTLLKQNARESDDTLAKMLNTTADDVHARIAALEASGVIRAYQAVVNTDIIADHNDVCAVIELRIRPEREGGFDRIAQRIGRFPQVVSMFLMSGGYDLLLFVTGRNLQEVAGFVSGTLAPIDGVLATATHFMLKTYKDHGVLMTGEDNDQRLTICP
- a CDS encoding acetyl-CoA carboxylase carboxyltransferase subunit beta, with the protein product MHGRHPSAIIRAVHQSSRKDQAMGWFTNPAAKTASTPTEAIWAICPACKAYVPQAEWNNDLRVCPRCDYHDRLTCRQRVAQICDSGSFSEINATVSVRDPLKFADASGAYADKAQAAVKKTGEGEAILTGTALIDGIPVVIGVMDFRFLGGSLASGTGERILLAAEAALQQRRPLILFSASGGARMHEGIISLMQMAKTCAAISRLQQARIPYLSVLTDPTTGGVSASYAMVGDINIAEPKALIGFAGRRVIEQTIKQQLPDDFQTAEYLLEHGFVDHIVHRGAMKSFLAQVLRYASHR
- a CDS encoding glycosyltransferase family 4 protein produces the protein MKSYDLIYVLHREEPSETFIRREIDALRAIGIPVRVHVLDGPQVKPAVPPGLRRALLRQLVIRLLAPPVSLSYAARLIRHAPCALRLAAEAAPLHCPRFHAQFAWSAADAAALAAAALGIPWTCSVHAWDVFTRPLRETRARLTTAAGITACTRRAADALRAAGIPEARIRVIRHGLDPAAFPFDPGRPAGRIAAVGRLVPKKGFDTLLDACALLRNAGVPFTCTLVGNGPERGRLERQAAAAGIADAVIFTGWLAPDAAQRVIAGATVLVHPSRRLANADTDGFPNVLSEAMFLGTPIITTPAGAATELLSDSARIVPSDDPKALAEAIAGLLSSPETCRRLAAAARQTADRHLDQNRLIRQLAAFLEESPCGDGFAEA
- the tsaB gene encoding tRNA (adenosine(37)-N6)-threonylcarbamoyltransferase complex dimerization subunit type 1 TsaB → MWLLAIDRSSPGAGAAVFRDGILEGQCRDVAGEPSRAPGWMADVVGLLAEQAIAPADLGALCAGVGPGSFSGIRSSLAALQGLALPSGVAVFGVSSAAALAYRMLTGPAAPKGVAVVGDARRERLWVGAFRLASAGGVEAVDGKGRARAASHTADDFELVRAGDVASAVPAGARVASSDWGRIGAALNAAFGSDRVVQAAAYPDAEAVGRLFLADPDAAKREPLPVYLHPAVAEKPAQAGGC
- a CDS encoding RluA family pseudouridine synthase, producing MPETTKKRSRKYAPRGVEILHEDRDLFVVCKAVGVLSTGTRQDEAFTAENVLSHYLRKGCSRSSKQVYLVHRLDRETSGVMVFAKTAEAQHRLQENWSNNEKIYYAALRGHLKARHGTLTSYLADGENLLVYTVKDATQGKLSQTAYEVVAENATMSLVKIHLLTGRRNQIRVQFADIGHPVVGDPKYGRNDPFRERLCLHAKAIAFNHPHSGERLSFDTPLPQTFFRLFPHLGSVEQGGAASAPSRRICRTASGEACRCRPS
- a CDS encoding acetyl-CoA carboxylase carboxyltransferase subunit alpha, coding for MIEIDFSKKLTPWEIVQVARHPGRPAITDYVQGMCEEFVELHGDRAFGDDRALIGGFATIGGERVMLIGHRKGKSVEENIHANFGMANPEGYRKALRLMKLAEKYGIPVLSLVDTPGAYPGLDAEARGQAEAIARNLTEMAALRTPFVVVITGEGGSGGALGIAVGDVVLMMQYAVYSVISPEGCASILWRDGKKAPEAAEALKITSESLKKLGVIDEIIVEPDGAAHSDPGLAINAVKKAVLKHLKALKKVDTDTLLQKRYDKYAAMGR